The following is a genomic window from Rutidosis leptorrhynchoides isolate AG116_Rl617_1_P2 chromosome 8, CSIRO_AGI_Rlap_v1, whole genome shotgun sequence.
TCGATTTGGGaaacttattttatttattatttaaaagcTTGAAACTTTAAGAAACCATCATATCATGACTACCTTTGAAAGCTGTGAACTACAACTTACAGCTTAACAACTTTGGGTTGGAACACTGGGTACCTATGAATGCAATCAGCCCATGCACTATTTTCCGAAGGTTTAATATCTCTGTTACATTTCCAAACTCCACTATTGCATTTAAACCCACTCCCAAACCCTATTTGCCAAACCCTATCACCTTTCTTCATTCTTCCTTTTGCTTCAATATAACCTAGTTCATACCACACCGACGATGATGACGTGTTCCCAAATCGATGCAACGTCATTCTTGATGCTTCAACATCGACTTCAGACAACCGCATATTCTTTTGAAGCTCGTCAATAACCAACCGTCCTCCTGCATGAATACAGAAATGTTCGAACGCCTTTTTGAAGTTAGGAATGTAGAGTTTAACATCATTTTTAAGTAACTTTCTCTTCAATAGGTTATAAACAAACAAGAGTTTCTCTGATAATGGAAGAACCAACGGCCCAATAATCGTAATGTTTGTCTTCAAAGACTTGTCCGCAACAACTAATAGATCTAGGTTTAGCTCAATCCCCATGTGGCCTTCTTTGTCTTCTTCTTGTTGGACACAATGATATGACTTTTCATCGGACCCTTTGTGGGTTCGTACAACGTGCAAAAGACTGTACTTTGCATTCGTACGTGCTGACCTTTTATTGGTCAGAAGGATCGCTGCTCCTCCCATTCTGAACAGAACGTTTGGGAGGAGCATCGATCTTTCTTTACCTTTGTAAGAGTTTGGTGTAAGTATTTCAGTACTTATCACAATTGCATACGAATCTGGATGGACTTGTAGTAGATGTTTAGCCAAATCAACAGCTATTAATGTCGCACTACACCCCATTCCGGACAAATGGAAACTCTTAACATCATCTctcatattatatttattaacgacGATGGACGAAATGGAAGGAATTGGTGCAAAGAGACTACAATTGACTATTAAAATGTCGATATCTTTAGGGTTAATCCCAGTTTGTTGGAACAAAGAGTCCATGGCCGAAAAAATTACCATATGACACTCATCTCTAGCATCCTTCATATTTGGATCCGGTGGTAAATAATGTAATTGAGGTGGTATACATGTTTCCTCACCTAAACCGGACCTTTCTAAGATCTTGAGGCCGAATGAAACGGTTTTGGGCTCTGAGGCTAAGATGAGTTTCGCATGTTCAGCCGCAGCGGCAAAAGACACGCGATAAACAAAAGATGGCTTGAAACAAGCAAAGTCGACGAGATAAATGGTTCGAGGCTTGTTCATAAAGTATAGTGTGAGAATTAAACTTGTTAGAAAAGCTAAAGTGAGTGTGTTGATGAAAGAAATATGATTATGAAGGTTGTTAGGGAATTGTTTATATTCTTGAACCATTGAGGAGATTATTGTTATAAGAACAAATAATTCTTTTTTAAACAACATTGTAAAAATGTAAAAAGTTTAGGAAACAACCGAACTTGATGGAATGTATGAAGGGAATGGCTTATATTCAAATAGTGGATATATATGAGCGGCTGAAAAAAATACATTGAGTTTGTTATGTCTACATCAAATT
Proteins encoded in this region:
- the LOC139861793 gene encoding 3-ketoacyl-CoA synthase 5-like, with the protein product MNKPRTIYLVDFACFKPSFVYRVSFAAAAEHAKLILASEPKTVSFGLKILERSGLGEETCIPPQLHYLPPDPNMKDARDECHMVIFSAMDSLFQQTGINPKDIDILIVNCSLFAPIPSISSIVVNKYNMRDDVKSFHLSGMGCSATLIAVDLAKHLLQVHPDSYAIVISTEILTPNSYKGKERSMLLPNVLFRMGGAAILLTNKRSARTNAKYSLLHVVRTHKGSDEKSYHCVQQEEDKEGHMGIELNLDLLVVADKSLKTNITIIGPLVLPLSEKLLFVYNLLKRKLLKNDVKLYIPNFKKAFEHFCIHAGGRLVIDELQKNMRLSEVDVEASRMTLHRFGNTSSSSVWYELGYIEAKGRMKKGDRVWQIGFGSGFKCNSGVWKCNRDIKPSENSAWADCIHRYPVFQPKVVKL